The DNA sequence CATCAGCCGGGAAGCTTTCACACCCGGCATGTACAAGCTGCGCTTTGAGACGGGAGCATACTGGGAAAGCTTGGATCAGACCTGCTTCTATCCTTATGTAGAGGTGAGATGAGTTATTCTgtcaaggaggcagagcctcgacggagttatgtgacgatctgcgttgctttgtctgtctgttacttTACTCagaaatggactaacggatttggatgaaattttcagggaaggtcggAAATTATGCAAGGATcagttgattagattttagcagtgatgtggtgtatagtctggatccacacattttttaaagatttcagttgttggaaatgatacaatgactgagcagccctgCAGTACTGCGCTTAGTTGAAAAATTTCATTGATCATTACCACTACATTCAGTATATTTTCAATTATTAATTTGATGGTCTGATTTAGTCACACTGTACTAAATGTATCCATAGATGTTTAATGGAGAATAATATTGTTACAGTTAAAGATTGCTATAGTTGTGTTTAAGTTCtaaattattgtttaaaaaacttAATCCCATGAACAGACTGTTCTAAGATTTTAAGAACATCTCAGAAGTAcatagtttcatttttattattttttttatttttaaaaagaggccAAAGAATTCATCAACACAATTACTGGTGTCGTCATGTACATGGTTATGAATCATTCCATTCATTGATTATTCTACttggagaaagaaaaactaactttaaaaaatctacttgtttaaaaataaagaaattaattacTGAATACATAATACAAGACTAAATTATTTAGTATTTAAATTACCCAGTGTCAAAGGtagttttaaaaagtttcaaAGAACTGAAAAAGTTCATATATAAAATTTGCTGTTCTGATGTGACAGTTGATCACCACAAGGTGTCGCCAAATCAGATAAAACGAATTAATGTCAAGATTATCACATGAGAATGTTTGAATTGGAGGagttaaattaaatatcaaCGTTGTTGGTAGGACACAGCCTATCACATCACCATGATAAtaaacaatgataataataataataataataataataataataataataataataataataataataataataataataataataataataacaataataataataataataataatgataataataataataataataataataataataataataataaataacaataaatgaagacaaaaaatcatttaccacaatacACAAAGTAACTATCATTTATTATATGGTCTGTAGCAACGTGTGTGATCCGGATTTGcttcaacaataaaaaatagaattagaatggcttagaattagaatggcttttttgtcatcatacatggcatgatgaaaatataagtAGCATCCTTGTGACAAGctgtgttttttggttgtttcttaCAAAAagtagtctctctctctctctctctctgtgtctgtgtgtgtgtgtgtgtgtgtgtgtgtgtgtgtgtgtgtgtgtgtgtgtgtgtgtgtgtgtgtgtgtgtgtgtgtgtttccaggttGTGTTCACCATCAGTGACCCAGACCAGAGGTTTCACCTCCCTCTCCTGATGAGTCGCTTCTCTTACAGCACCTACAGAGGAAGCTGAGATCTCTGGACCTGACCAGCTGGAACCACAGATCGAGAGAGacttttctgttgtctttcgAGAGTTATACCTggacttacactaccgttcaatagtttggggtcactttgaaatgtccgtatttttgaaagaaaagtagtttttttgtctaagaagataacattcaagtaatcagaaatacagtctagacattgttaatgtagtaaatgactattctagctggaaaaggctgatttttaatggaacatctaCATAGGAGtgcagaggcccatttccagcaaccatcactcctgtgttgtaatgatacattgtgttagttaatggtggtgaaacgctaattgatgattaggaaacccttgtgcaattattttaacacttgaataaaagtgtgagttttcatggaaaacgtgaatttgcatgtgaccccaaacttttgaacgatagaaTATAAAAGAGgcgtttctctttctgtcttagATCCAGTTGTTGTTCTGTGTTACTGTTGCTGACTGCTGAGTTTCAAATACGTGACTATAGGatactgtgtttttatatttatgaatATACAGATAATCTGTCTCATGTTTATGTATCATCACTGCACTCTTGGATTTATAGGCTACATCTAAGGAATCATTCTCACTGAGTCAATCATCATCACTGACATTTAATCTTAATATCACTATTTTATGCTTCATGTTATTTCTCATAAGACTAAACTGCATGCTTACATGAAAACCTCTTAATTATGTATTTGTCGGTGTTGACATTGTCAGTTTCATAGAATCTGCATTCAGTGTCCTAatcaaatggaaacaaagctgaaaGTTAATTTCAGTTTTCCGTTTTGACTTATTCAATAGTTCATCTTCATAATGCAGCAGTTTTACGTCACCTGTGCCGCAGGTATGTCGACACACCAAACATTTGCTGGATTCAGCTTCTTTGCTGTAAGAATTTGTGacttttgttcttctttgtcaACAAGCAAAATGTCAgcatgtcagtgttgtgttaaATAGCTAGCTTTCACTTTATCTAAGGTGTAGTCGActcattgttaatgtgattcACAGACAGAACGTTTTCAACGTTGATCAATGTAATTTTGACATCTAGAGTACTAAACGTCACGTGGAAAAACGCTCAGTCATGTTTTGGTAATCGTGAGGTTGAGTGAAGCGCTGTCTTCtctctcagccaatcaggagAAGGTATGCTGTGAGGACCCGTTGTTGGCCATTATGGCGCCTAAACGTAATAAAGACATATTAAAATTAAGAAATAGGTTTACGTGAAATTCACTTTGTAAAATCATTTGCTTCGCAGTATATTTAGATGTACTTATCTAAACgaatacaataaatacaaaattctGGTTCATCTCGCAAAAATTTCCATCAGGAATGTGAAGGGAAAGTCTCACGGACCTTTACATCGTCCTCCCGTTGACATTTCATGCCTTGTTCTTACCCAATAACACTTGAAGCTGCTTTTGCCATGTTATAATGGAGTTCGGGGGGAGAAGATAGGCTTACTAAACAAAAACTGTTGTACTTTTGACTGAGCCTCTGGGCAGGCGGCACAGAGAGGATGTCTCAGCTACTGAGGCTTCTCTCGGCGGCCGCTCTGCCTCTCTGCCGGGCTGGAGGAGCCCGGTCTCGCTTCTCAGTGGTGCCAGCAGCACAGCTCTTCACAGCCGGATACCCGAGCTCCACTGCCCTGGTAGGTAAAGGTAGAGGTTTTCTGCCTCGTTTTAAAACCGTATTAGTCCACCAAAAAGTCAACGACCTAAGTTTCCTCTCCACGTATGCTGGAAGCTTTGAGCCAGAAATATAAACCCCTTGGAAAATAATGTCGTCCAGTGATGGTTTGCTTAACAAAATAATGGGCCATGATAAGGGTAAGACTGAGAGTCTCATCTGCCtgtttataaatgtatttttgtttcgGCAAAAGTCTAATTAAGTTGCTAGATTAGTATATACGTTTTTGGGACTTTTTCTGTTTGGTCGCTACTTCACACTTATTAGGAAGACTTTGGGAATTGTAGGTACAGGGCGATATTTAAATATACATGGAAGCGTTTGTCCTGTAACCACTGTGAATTTTATATGACAAGCTGATACTAATAGAAATACCTTCAAAATCTGTGGGCGAGCTTTTCCTCAAAAGTGAACTAAAATCCGTCTTTCTGGAACTGCGTGTACTTGAAAGAAAATTCTAAAGTGACGCTAACGGTAGCCACAGTTTTACCAGTATCTTACTGAAACTATGATACCAGAACAgtattttctacagtttttccTGAAAAGTACTCTAAGCAGAGCTTTCAACATAGTTAAATTTAAAAGCCACATCTAGCTTTAAGATTAGTACACAGAGGTGTCGATGACAATTCAGATTAAGAAGGATAACTAacttagacaaacgacacaaaagcCTGATTCTGAAGCCTcattaacataaaaatcaataactGCAGACTGCAAAGACTGTGGAGGTTTAGCTTGTTACCTTTCCAGTTTTAAACATCTGAGTcattgggtcattccagaattagaggacatttgggcttgaAAATTTTTGAAAGATTAACCTTCTATTTTACAATTtactgctacatattcatcaataatagataCTAAACTAttaaaggcttgattggctgaGCTTACACATAAATGGTACaatttttattacatatttgttgtttgctaaccctactctaatgacagtaacagggttgctaatccatgctaatgttaccttttctcaggagtagaagctagatatttagctagctgttactgctgaccaagatggcaaacttactgatggaaaaaactaaaataatttgTCTTATCTTGATAATAcacataacagggttgcatgaggcaGAGTGAGACGTTCAGTGAAGGCTGACAATggtatgaaaatatgaaaaatagacgAGAGGGCATAGCTTTGTTCTAACCAttttttaggaaaactgtttgatgaagTTAATTGCAacgtatcatgtgattcaccgttttctttttcttttaccatCTAAAAAGGTTATGCAAACAGGGTTGggtgcatgttgtgggacacacattccgtgcataataattattattttaaatattatgttgatttaaaaaaaattcccacaacaatgaaaaaaataataataccaaaaaaaggaggtttaaattttattttaactgttttagtTGAGATTCACTTTGGTCATCAGggaggtgggacaagagaaaactGGCATTTTGGGGgcaactccagacttatttggcattttgaaaatattttcaagcactcttttctcctagtttttttttagatttagtctcaggacaagtacctttacacaacaactgcatgttgtacttttttgtacatagattatttgaaatttgatgcaTGGAACATCATATGTCCtctaattctggaatgacccaattTGTTGGGTACACTTCGTGAATACTACTGCAATACTATGCGGACATGATTACTTAGTTAAGcatgcagattttaaaacagTGGGGTCTGATACTGAAACTGCTTCCACTCTGATACGAAGACTGTTCACCAGATTTTGGAAGCGTTTGGCAAACACTCTCTTTCTTTTCATGGGTCTTGAATGGATTTGAGGTCAGGCAGCAGGCTTTGTACACAGGGACATTACACAAACAGTTGATACAATGATGGAAAAGCATTGTTGTCTAAAACTATGCCTACCATGGCATTTGGATTTTCTAGCAGACCAAGACCATACTTGGAAAAGCAGCAAAGCAAAAGTGTAAAATACGCTGTTAATTAATTTAGCCATGCAGTGATTCAGTATCAAGATCCTTATGGGCCAATGTTAgccacattttaaatattcctCTGCTGAGATTTAGAATTCACTGGTCAGATGTGCTAATTATAGGTGAACTCCAGCATGTGGTTGTTCACTTGTTAGAGGTCATGGTTGTAAAACAACAGCTTTGCAAAATATAGTCACGTGGTGTTGTTGAGTCTCGAAGGATGCTTCTGGTAGAGAGTATTCACTGCACTAATAGTTGGGGCTGAACGATATGAGGAAAATATCTATTGGcgatttataattttatttcacaGATGTGTTTTGATTTGTGATTACTTTTAAAGTCAAGATTCAGTTCAATATTCAGTGCttaatagatttaaaacgtgATAggattttcaattttattcagtttgataTGGAATTACGATCTGTGATAAAGCGTTACCACATGTGACACcagcaaagcattttttaaaatttatttaattgatagggacagtgcacattaatgagaatttatttagacagcaatagatgtaaatatgccagattatagcaacaatgTTAATTTATATCCCAGTCCATAAgcaggtaaaaataaataaattaaaaaaaaacatacagtgaaaCATAGGACagtaggtcacaataaaaggacaatagatcacaataaaagcacattacaaaaagtacacaaagaagttaaaGGGTAATGGTCGCAAGACTGGTTCACTTTCAGCAACTGTTTAAGGTGAGTTTTGAAGGTTGGTAATGTCGGACACTCCCTTATGGAGAGTGGAAGACTGTTCCAGATCTTACTAACCTTCACAGAAGGAGCGTTTTGTCTGAAGGCTGTTTTTTTATGTGGGACCTCTCAGTCCCCTCTGAAGGAGACCCTGGTCCTGAGACTGCTGTGGACTCTTCTTTTAAGAAAGTCAGACCTGGGGAGTGGGGCGAGTCCTTGTAACAACTCGTAGATCAAACAagcaaatctgacatttttaaaattctcaaaGCTCATTAGGTGTTACTTCTCTAAGATGTTACAAACATTGGTTTTCTATTAAGGAccttttatgattttttttaatagagtgATTTTATGATTTTGCAGGTATTTACACCTGTCAGCGACCAACATGTTACGCAGTATTCAATGTGTGATAATATCAATAAATGTAGAAACATTCTAGCAGCACCAAGTGTTATGAAAGGTCTAATTTGTCTAAGATTGTTCAGGTTAAATTTCTCTGTATTAGATACAACTGTTACATAAGGGGGATGGCAAGAATTTGTAAACCTAATGACAGTTTAAGCTCTGAATCACACACGCTGCATAGTTTACGGGGTGTGGCTTTAAATAGTGGTACTGATTTACTAGttgcattgttttaaattttgatttgaaatcaaTTAATTATTCAGCCTTTTCACTGGCTCTGTGGTCTTTTTCCAGAACGTCAACCGAACTCCTGCTATCCTTCTTTCCTGTCGCAGATTTCTATCAGCTCAGCAGCGTCTCTACTCCACTGAGCCCAAAGGTGAGCCAATATCTTCCTACCATTTCATATAGATTCATTAAATCATGAACTCGTTTCTGAGgagaaattattttctttcatgtGTGACACTGGTAATCTACAGTCCTGTCTAATTCACTTAAATAAGTCTTGTTATTATTAAATACTTCCATAACTCTGACATGTGTAGacataataaaaatctaaaaaattttGACCCTCATATGGTGGCAAGTTTTTCCACTGGATATAATGCTCGTATTTTTCAAAGTATCGTGACAATGCTGCTATGTTCCTCACTGTGCTGAATATATTataatgtccacatgcagaGGAATTTGAAGGTCAGCCTGGACAAGTATAGGTTGATATGTGCAGACAAAGACACCACCTTATCCATTTTGACTGGTTTACCTGTGTCACTGTGTCTGAATCCCAAATATTCCCTAAACAGGTCATGCAACCCCACTGGCATCACCTGTAGCTTCTTCAGCTCAGCTGTCCATCTGTTGTACCATTTGTTTGTAACATGACGGATCTCTGTTGTTGTGCACTACAGTATGTCATGTTAACTGATTGTCTCtgt is a window from the Amphiprion ocellaris isolate individual 3 ecotype Okinawa chromosome 3, ASM2253959v1, whole genome shotgun sequence genome containing:
- the LOC111564070 gene encoding 5-hydroxyisourate hydrolase-like, with protein sequence MAAAESSPLTTHVLNTGDGIPGAKMALSLHRLDSQLMIWTMLNVGTTNEDGRCSVLISREAFTPGMYKLRFETGAYWESLDQTCFYPYVEVVFTISDPDQRFHLPLLMSRFSYSTYRGS